One Coffea arabica cultivar ET-39 chromosome 5e, Coffea Arabica ET-39 HiFi, whole genome shotgun sequence DNA segment encodes these proteins:
- the LOC140006352 gene encoding uncharacterized protein yields the protein MVQQSQYGGNATEDPNSHLSTFLEICDTIKFNGVSDDAIKLRLFPFSLRDKAQVWLQSHPPNTFTTWDELAKAFLNKFFPPGKTAKLRMDITSFSQQEGETLYEAWERYRELQRRCPHHGLPDWLVVQTFYNGLTYRTKTHVDAAAGGALMGKTAEEAQ from the coding sequence ATGGTACAACAATCTCAATATGGAGGTAATGCTACCGAAGATCCAAATTCTCACTTGTCAACATTTCTTGAAATCTGTGACACAATTAAGTTCAATGGTGTTAGTGATGATGCAATTAAACTTCGATTGTTTCCATTTTCGCTAAGGGACAAGGCCCAGGTTTGGTTACAATCTCATCCTCCAAATACTTTTACAACTTGGGATGAATTAGCTAAAGCTTTTCTTAATAAATTCTTTCCACCTGGAAAAACTGCTAAATTGAGAATGGATATAACTAGTTTCTCTCAACAGGAAGGAGAGACATTGTATGAAGCTTGGGAGCGTTATCGGGAATTGCAACGAAGATGTCCTCATCATGGTCTACCCGATTGGCTAGTAGTCCAAACATTTTATAATGGTCTCACCTATCGAACAAAGACGCATGTAGATGCGGCAGCAGGAGGAGCTTTGATGGGAAAGACAGCTGAGGAAGCTCAATAA
- the LOC113688383 gene encoding acidic endochitinase-like produces the protein MAASLRPLFLAIIPLLMISSLIRSSEGEGVGFYWGQSLHDENLAEMCNNSMYRYAVLASLYLEGNRPVLNMDDKCNPSYPAGCAYLGHMIDFCKAQGIKVLLSLGGRPDLSSDDAHNVAEYIWNNFLSNNSGPGPLNATVDGIDFRIQSGSNQSLDVLAQALRNYSTPERKVYLSAAPLCQIPDYYLDDAIKTGVFDHVWVQFFGDPSCKFYPPIWIAWYCYLDKYNTTLSLGITRNPDTDGFIPCDDLFTRTFFVVQFPKFGTLMVFEGKYECNFSSGVLLASGKKSMNKFSAID, from the coding sequence ATGGCTGCTAGTTTACGACCCCTCTTCTTAGCAATAATACCCCTGCTGATGATTTCATCCTTGATCAGGTCCTCAGAAGGCGAAGGAGTTGGGTTCTACTGGGGCCAAAGTCTTCATGATGAAAACCTGGCTGAGATGTGCAACAACAGTATGTATCGCTACGCGGTTCTCGCTTCCCTATATTTGGAGGGTAACAGACCAGTCTTGAACATGGATGACAAGTGCAATCCGAGCTACCCGGCTGGCTGCGCCTACCTAGGTCATATGATAGATTTCTGCAAGGCTCAAGGCATCAAAGTATTACTTTCCCTTGGTGGGAGGCCTGATCTTTCTTCTGATGATGCTCACAATGTTGCAGAATATATCTGGAACAATTTTTTGAGTAATAATTCAGGCCCTGGTCCTCTCAATGCTACTGTAGATGGAATAGACTTCCGTATCCAAAGCGGATCAAACCAGAGTCTGGATGTTCTCGCCCAGGCGCTCAGGAATTATAGCACACCTGAAAGAAAGGTGTACTTATCTGCAGCACCACTTTGTCAAATTCCTGACTATTATCTTGACGATGCtatcaaaactggcgtctttgACCACGTGTGGGTGCAATTTTTCGGTGATCCTTCATGTAAATTCTATCCACCCATTTGGATTGCATGGTATTGTTATCTAGACAAATATAATACTACATTATCCCTGGGAATAACTAGAAATCCCGACACCGACGGTTTCATCCCATGTGATGATCTATTTACAAGGACGTTCTTTGTGGTGCAGTTTCCCAAATTTGGAACGCTCATGGTGTTTGAGGGCAAATACGAGTGCAATTTTAGTTCTGGTGTACTTCTGGCTTCTGGTAAAAAGTCCATGAATAAGTTCTCCGCCATCGACTAA